A section of the Kluyveromyces lactis strain NRRL Y-1140 chromosome F complete sequence genome encodes:
- the SHM2 gene encoding glycine hydroxymethyltransferase SHM2 (highly similar to uniprot|P37291 Saccharomyces cerevisiae YLR058C SHM2 serine hydroxymethyltransferase), producing MPYALSDSHKNLVSAHLSESDPEVEQIIKDEIDRQKHSIVLIASENFTSTSVFDALGTPMCNKYSEGYPGARYYGGNEHIDRMELLCQKRALEAFNLTADKWGVNVQTLSGSPANLQVYQALMRPHERLMGLFLPDGGHLSHGYQTENRKISAVSTYFESFPYRVDPKTGIIDYDTLEKNAILYRPKILVAGTSAYCRLIDYKRMREIADKVGAYLMVDMAHISGLIAAGVIPSPFEYADIVTTTTHKSLRGPRGAMIFFRRGIRSVNPKTGKEIPYDLEGPINFSVFPGHQGGPHNHTISALATALKQANTPEFKEYQTQVLKNAKVLEESFKKLGYRLVSDGTDSHMVLVSLREKGVDGARVEYVCENINIALNKNSIPGDKSALVPGGVRIGAPAMTTRGFGEPEFARIVDYIDKAVQFAAKTQQSLPKEANKLKDFKAKVNEGSEELTQLKNEIYQWAGEFPLPV from the coding sequence ATGCCATACGCTCTATCTGACTCTCACAAGAACTTGGTTTCTGCTCACTTGTCTGAAAGTGATCCAGAAGTCGAACAAATCATCAAGGATGAAATTGACAGACAAAAGCACTCTATTGTCTTGATTGCTTCTGAAAACTTCACCTCTACCTCTGTTTTCGATGCTTTGGGAACTCCAATGTGTAACAAGTATTCTGAAGGTTATCCAGGTGCTAGATACTATGGTGGTAACGAACACATTGACCGTATGGAATTGTTGTGTCAAAAGAGAGCTCTAGAAGCTTTCAACTTGACTGCTGACAAATGGGGTGTTAACGTCCAAACTTTGTCTGGTTCTCCAGCTAACTTGCAAGTCTACCAAGCCTTGATGAGACCTCATGAAAGATTGATGGGTTTGTTCTTGCCAGATGGTGGTCATTTGTCTCACGGTTACCAAACtgaaaacagaaagatTTCTGCTGTCTCCACTTACTTCGAATCTTTCCCATACAGAGTTGATCCAAAGACTGGTATCATCGACTATGACactttggaaaagaatGCCATCTTGTACAGACCAAAGATCTTGGTTGCTGGTACTTCTGCATACTGTCGTTTGATCGACTACAAGAGAATGAGAGAAATCGCCGACAAGGTTGGTGCTTACTTGATGGTTGACATGGCTCACATCTCTGGTTTGATCGCTGCTGGTGTTATTCCATCTCCATTCGAATACGCTGACATTGTCACTACCACTACTCACAAGTCCTTGCGTGGTCCAAGAGGTGCtatgatcttcttcagaagagGTATCAGATCTGTTAACCCAAAGACTGGTAAGGAAATCCCATACGATTTGGAAGGTCCAATCAACTTCTCCGTCTTCCCAGGTCACCAAGGTGGTCCACACAACCATACCATCTCTGCCTTGGCTACTGCTTTGAAGCAAGCCAACACTCCAGAATTCAAGGAGTACCAAACTCAAGTCTTGAAGAACGCTAAGGTTCTAGAAGAGTCCTTCAAGAAGTTGGGTTACAGATTAGTGTCCGATGGTACTGACTCCCATATGGTCTTAGTCTCCTTGAGAGAAAAGGGTGTCGATGGTGCTCGTGTCGAATACGTTTgtgaaaacatcaacatcgCTTTGAACAAGAACTCTATCCCAGGTGACAAATCTGCTTTGGTCCCAGGTGGTGTCCGTATCGGTGCTCCAGCTATGACTACTAGAGGTTTCGGTGAACCAGAATTCGCTAGAATCGTCGACTACATTGACAAGGCCGTTCAATTTGCTGCTAAGACTCAACAATCTTTGCCAAAGGAAGccaacaaattgaaggaCTTCAAGGCTAAGGTCAACGAAGGTTCTGAAGAATTGACCCAATTGAAGAACGAAATCTACCAATGGGCCGGTGAATTCCCATTGCCAGTGTAA
- the AGX1 gene encoding alanine--glyoxylate transaminase (similar to uniprot|P43567 Saccharomyces cerevisiae YFL030W) yields MSDLLLIPGPIMVSSAVEEAASIQSLAHTSPEFVKIFQGALQKLRTVFQTSNAGDQPIVISGSGTLGWDIVGNNLLKSGDSALTISTGFFSDSFAECLKTYGADVDVLKSEPGKVVALDKIESQLKSKKYQLITLTHVDTSTATLLDLPSITSLVKKVSPETFIIVDGVCSIGCEEFKFSEWSVDFVLTASQKALSCPSGLSVSLISERALSYALSNESTHGFYANLKKWIPIMKAYEAGVGQYFATPSIQLVNALNVSLGEILSYGLEARIAKNKKTSDQFKNNLKQLGLTLVSEDSNSAHGLTAVYVDQPGKVISSLKSKGIVIAGGILPGIKDKYIRIGHMGISAIDDNLHHIDKVFEAIKESI; encoded by the coding sequence ATGTCAGATTTATTATTAATTCCAGGTCCAATTATGGTGTCTTCGGCTGTCGAGGAAGCCGCCAGCATTCAATCGTTGGCTCATACCTCTCCAGAATTTGTTAAGATCTTTCAAGGGGCGTTGCAAAAGTTGAGAACAGTTTTCCAAACAAGTAATGCTGGTGACCAACCTATTGTCATTTCTGGTTCCGGTACCCTAGGATGGGATATCGTCGGTAACAACTTGTTAAAGTCCGGAGACTCAGCGTTGACAATTTCTACCGGATTCTTCTCAGATTCATTTGCTGAATGTTTGAAAACGTACGGTGCTGATGTCGATGTGTTAAAGAGCGAACCAGGTAAAGTCGTTGCGTTAGACAAAATTGAATCTCAATTAAAGTCCAAGAAATACCAATTGATCACTTTGACTCACGTCGATACCTCTACTGCTACCCTATTGGATCTCCCATCAATCACCTCGTTGGTGAAGAAAGTTTCTCCAGAAACTTTCATTATTGTTGACGGTGTTTGTTCCATTGGATGCGAAGAATTTAAATTCTCCGAATGGTCTGTCGATTTCGTTTTGACCGCATCTCAAAAGGCGTTATCATGTCCTTCTGGGTTAAgtgtttctttgatcagTGAACGCGCCTTATCATACGCTTTGAGCAACGAATCCACCCATGGATTCTATGCTAACTTAAAGAAATGGATCCCAATCATGAAAGCATACGAAGCTGGTGTAGGCCAATATTTCGCTACtccatcaattcaattAGTTAACGCATTAAACGTCTCCCTTGGAGAAATCTTGTCCTATGGACTCGAGGCCAGAATCgccaagaacaagaaaacttCTGACCAGTTCAAAAATAACTTGAAACAATTGGGTCTCACTTTGGTCTCAGAGGATTCCAACAGCGCTCATGGATTGACTGCCGTATACGTCGACCAACCAGGTAAAGTGATCTCTTCCTTGAAATCAAAGGGTATAGTCATCGCCGGTGGAATCTTACCCGGCATCAAGGACAAGTATATCCGAATTGGTCACATGGGTATCTCTGCCATCGATGACAACTTGCACCACATCGACAAGGTATTCGAAGCAATCAAGGAATCTATTTAA
- the HAC1 gene encoding transcription factor HAC1 (some similarities with uniprot|P41546 Saccharomyces cerevisiae YFL031W HAC1 bZIP transcription factor (ATF/CREB1 homolog) that regulates the unfolded protein response), whose product MTGKNSVSDIPVNFKPTLPPRKRAKTQEEKEQRRIERILRNRRAAHQSREKKRLHVQRLEEKCHLLEGILKMVDLDILSENNAKLSGMVEQWREMQVSDSGSISSHDSNTGMLDSPESLTSSPDKKDHYSHSSHSTSISSSSSSSSPSNLPHGMVTDNGMLDEDNNSLNYILGQQNYQLSSTPVVKLEEDHSMLLENNGDADLNDVGISFIAEDGTNSDNKNIDMRNQETGEGWNLLLTVPPELNSDLSELEPSDIISPIGLDTWRNPAVIVT is encoded by the coding sequence ATGACAGGAAAAAACAGCGTGAGTGATATTCCAGTGAACTTTAAGCCCACATTACCACCAAGGAAACGGGCAAAGACTCAGGAAGAGAAGGAGCAGAGAAGGATCGAGAGAATTTTGCGTAACCGTAGGGCTGCACATCAATCTCGTGAGAAGAAACGTTTGCATGTGCAACGGTTGGAAGAGAAATGTCATCTATTGGAAGGcattttgaaaatggttgatttggatatttTGAGTGAGAATAACGCGAAGCTTAGCGGGATGGTTGAACAATGGAGAGAAATGCAAGTCAGTGATTCTGGAAGTATTTCTTCTCATGACAGTAACACCGGGATGCTAGACTCTCCAGAGAGTCTAACGTCTAGTCCTGATAAGAAGGACCATTATTCTCATTCAAGTCATTCGACATCAATAAGTagttcttcatcctcttcttctccttcgAATCTACCGCATGGAATGGTAACTGACAATGGTATGCTTGACGAAGATaacaattctttgaattaCATCTTGGGACAACAGAATTACCAACTATCATCTACTCCTGTGGTAAAGCTCGAAGAAGACCATTCGATGCTTTTAGAAAATAATGGCGATGCTGATCTAAACGATGTGGGAATTTCCTTCATCGCTGAAGATGGTACCAACAGCGACAACAAAAATATAGATATGAGAAACCAGGAAACTGGCGAAGGTTGGAACCTCTTGTTGACGGTACCTCCTGAACTAAACTCCGACTTGTCTGAACTTGAACCATCAGATATAATAAGTCCAATCGGCCTTGACACATGGCGCAATCCAGCAGTGATTGTAACATGA
- the REX2 gene encoding Rex2p (similar to uniprot|P54964 Saccharomyces cerevisiae YLR059C REX2 RNA exonuclease required for U4 snRNA maturation functions redundantly with Rnh70p in 5.8S rRNA maturation and with Rnh70p and Rex3p in processing of U5 snRNA and RNase P RNA member of RNase D family of exonucleases), translated as MFTGIGTRLRQRILLPTRRFYNPYLKKRPIWSQPTTIMTTLHDSNNDTTLNPPAALIPGALKQPIVWIDCEMTGLDHINDKIIEVCCIITDGQLNVADEDGYESVIHYDKSIMDNMNEWCINQHGFSGLTQKVLDSVKTREQVEEELLNYIKKWIPDQRQGVLAGNSVHMDRLFMLNEFPKVIDHLFYRIIDVSSIMEVARRHNPQLASVTYKKKGAHTAKADILESIEQLKFYENHYFKNDTETKEFVDRRKAEIQREAENAKEKEDNKRDSEGNPELETSSQPEKKIKLDSADDSSNNVITSAR; from the coding sequence ATGTTCACAGGAATTGGAACCAGGTTACGCCAACGTATTCTACTACCAACAAGGCGGTTCTACAACCCATACTTGAAAAAACGTCCAATTTGGAGCCAACCTACGACAATAATGACTACTTTACACGATTCAAACAATGACACGACGCTGAATCCTCCTGCAGCTCTGATACCGGGTGCGTTGAAGCAACCTATCGTATGGATCGATTGTGAAATGACTGGACTTGACCATATCAATGACAAAATCATCGAAGTATGTTGTATCATCACAGATGGACAACTAAACGTCGCTGACGAAGATGGGTACGAGAGTGTAATCCATTACGATAAATCCATCATGGACAACATGAACGAATGGTGTATCAACCAGCATGGATTTAGCGGTCTAACTCAAAAAGTACTGGATTCGGTAAAGACTAGAGAACAAGTGGAGGAAGAGCTATTAAATTATATCAAGAAATGGATTCCAGACCAGAGACAAGGTGTGCTAGCCGGAAATTCGGTACACATGGACCGATTATTCATGTTGAACGAGTTCCCGAAAGTGATTGATCATTTGTTCTATAGGATTATCGATGTATCTAGTATCATGGAAGTGGCGCGCAGGCATAACCCACAACTAGCAAGCGTTACGTACAAGAAAAAGGGCGCACACACAGCCAAGGCGGATATCCTGGAGAgtattgaacaattgaagttcTACGAAAACcattatttcaaaaatgaCACCGAAACGAAAGAATTCGTTGACAGAAGGAAGGCTGAGATACAAAGAGAAGCTGAGAATGCgaaggaaaaagaagataacAAGAGAGATTCCGAGGGAAATCCCGAATTAGAAACTTCGTCCCAACCCgagaagaaaatcaaacttGATTCTGCAGATGACAGCAGCAATAATGTCATAACATCAGCCAGATGA